One part of the Phoenix dactylifera cultivar Barhee BC4 unplaced genomic scaffold, palm_55x_up_171113_PBpolish2nd_filt_p 001879F, whole genome shotgun sequence genome encodes these proteins:
- the LOC108511861 gene encoding tryptophan aminotransferase-related protein 2-like, producing the protein MQNNENVVAKQETVISNTSGKPPTSKDSVVNLDAGDPTMYESFWKGMGDQGAITISSSQTISYFSDVTNFCWFLEPEFAREIRRLHKLVGNAVTEDRYLIVDTGSSQLLQAAVYALSPSDTPNPMNVVSAVPYYSTYAPLMDYLRSGLFRWAGDACMFKGDAYIELVCSPSNPDGFLRQAILKSGGGKTIHDLAYYWPQYTPITSPADHDISIFTISKSIGHAGSRLGWALVKDTVVARNMTKFIELNTIGVSKVSQIRAAKIVKVVTDSYENPIPENPDKFFDFGRRLLVNRWKKLREAIKASGIFSLPEFPSETCKFTGEKAETLPAFAWLKCEKEGIEDCASFLRSHKILTRGGSYFGAGPNYTRVSMIDRDETFDLFIERLSSLH; encoded by the exons ATGCAGAATAACGAGAACGTGGTCGCGAAGCAAGAGACTGTCATCAGCAACACCAGCGGCAAGCCTCCCACCTCTAAAGACTCCGTTGTTAATCTCGATGC TGGAGACCCAACCATGTACGAGTCATTTTGGAAAGGGATGGGGGATCAAGGGGCCATCACCATTTCGAGTTCGCAGACGATAAGTTATTTCTCAGACGTGACCAACTTTTGCTGGTTTCTTGAACCCGAGTTTGCTCGAGAGATACGACGCCTTCACAAGCTCGTAGGCAACGCTGTGACTGAGGATCGATACCTAATCGTCGACACAGGCTCGAGCCAGCTCTTGCAAGCTGCAGTCTATGCTTTATCACCATCGGATACCCCCAACCCAATGAATGTTGTGTCTGCCGTCCCTTACTACTCG ACATATGCGCCGTTGATGGATTACCTTCGATCTGGACTTTTTCGATGGGCTGGGGATGCATGCATGTTTAAGGGTGATGCATATATTGAGTTAGTCTGTTCTCCTAGCAACCCTGATGGCTTTCTAAGGCAAGCAATCTTGAAGTCTGGGGGTGGGAAGACAATTCATGACCTGGCCTACTATTGGCCTCAATATACACCAATTACTAGTCCAGCAGATCATGACATCTCAATCTTTACTATCTCAAAGAGCATTGGCCATGCTGGATCTCGTCTTGG GTGGGCTCTAGTGAAGGACACCGTTGTTGCTCGGAACATGACCAAATTTATAGAGCTAAACACAATTGGAGTGTCCAAAGTCTCACAGATTCGAGCAGCAAAGATTGTTAAAGTAGTCACGGATAGCTATGAGAATCCAATCCCTGAAAACCCAGACAAGTTCTTCGATTTTGGCAGGCGCCTTCTAGTCAATCGGTGGAAGAAGTTACGAGAAGCTATCAAAGCTTCAGGCATCTTTAGCCTGCCGGAGTTCCCATCTGAAACTTGCAAATTTACCGGGGAGAAGGCTGAAACTCTTCCTG catttgcatggttgaaatgtgaaaaAGAAGGAATAGAAGATTGTGCGAGCTTTTTAAGGAGCCACAAGATCCTTACTCGAGGTGGGAGTTATTTTGGAGCAGGTCCCAACTATACCCGGGTTAGCATGATAGATCGAGACGAGACATTTGATCTTTTTATTGAAAGGCTTTCATCCCTTCATTGA